In a single window of the Streptomyces sp. NBC_00353 genome:
- a CDS encoding OFA family MFS transporter, translating to MTTTDIPTSVPYREVTDRNGRVYRLGETDRDIMRRPRWTMVLLPWIGMMGISSSEYAFTSAEETLHDAHLWASGHIFWLMGVWIFFQAAVAFPAGQLRESGRLPARSAMMLGALGTLLGYLSLAYAPHVIVAYFGFGMFSGIGAGLVYATCVNMVGKWYPERKGGKTGMVNGGFAYGSVPFVFLFTSYMDLSNYQGVLVSVGVICCAAVAVAGWFFKDPPKNWWPHHVDPLKVSDDPRIVRSLAKNPPAVKQYTPREAARTPVLWMMWFCLLCTAGINIFGIAMQVPFGKEMGFAGGIVATAMSLKAIVNGTGRGVIGWISDRYGRRNTLIIVCLVLGSAQFGVFFSGDIGSMPFFLFCSMVSGFGGGAIFPLFAAMTADYFGENNNASNYGMVYSSKLISGLVGSGVGALVVGAWGYGGAFALAGSIGLASAVLAVFLRAPGRPSAKRIEPNPYPISREIS from the coding sequence ATGACAACGACAGACATCCCCACATCCGTCCCCTACAGAGAGGTGACGGACCGCAACGGCCGCGTGTACCGGCTCGGTGAGACCGACCGGGACATCATGCGGAGACCGCGCTGGACCATGGTGCTCCTGCCGTGGATCGGCATGATGGGCATCAGCTCGTCGGAGTACGCGTTCACCTCCGCCGAGGAGACGCTGCACGACGCGCACTTGTGGGCCAGTGGTCACATCTTCTGGCTGATGGGGGTCTGGATCTTCTTCCAGGCAGCCGTGGCCTTCCCGGCCGGGCAGCTCCGCGAGAGCGGGAGGCTGCCGGCCAGGAGCGCGATGATGCTCGGAGCGCTGGGCACCCTGCTCGGCTATCTCTCGCTGGCGTACGCACCGCATGTCATCGTCGCCTACTTCGGCTTCGGCATGTTCAGCGGCATCGGCGCCGGACTCGTCTACGCGACCTGCGTGAACATGGTCGGCAAGTGGTACCCGGAGCGCAAGGGCGGCAAGACCGGCATGGTCAACGGCGGTTTCGCCTATGGCTCGGTGCCGTTCGTGTTCCTGTTCACCTCGTACATGGATCTGTCCAACTACCAGGGTGTACTGGTCTCCGTCGGGGTCATCTGCTGTGCGGCCGTCGCGGTCGCCGGCTGGTTCTTCAAGGACCCGCCGAAGAACTGGTGGCCCCATCACGTCGACCCGCTGAAGGTCTCGGACGACCCGCGGATCGTGCGGTCGCTGGCGAAGAACCCGCCGGCGGTCAAGCAGTACACCCCGCGTGAGGCGGCCCGGACCCCCGTGCTGTGGATGATGTGGTTCTGCCTCCTGTGCACGGCGGGCATCAACATCTTCGGTATCGCCATGCAGGTGCCGTTCGGCAAGGAGATGGGGTTCGCCGGCGGCATCGTGGCCACGGCCATGTCGCTCAAGGCGATCGTGAACGGGACCGGCCGGGGTGTCATCGGCTGGATCTCCGACCGGTACGGACGCCGCAACACGCTGATCATCGTCTGTCTGGTCCTGGGATCCGCGCAGTTCGGGGTCTTCTTCTCCGGCGACATCGGCTCGATGCCGTTCTTCCTGTTCTGCTCGATGGTCTCCGGCTTCGGTGGCGGCGCCATCTTCCCGCTGTTCGCGGCGATGACCGCGGACTACTTCGGTGAGAACAACAACGCCTCGAACTACGGAATGGTCTACAGCTCGAAGCTGATCTCCGGCCTGGTCGGCTCCGGCGTCGGAGCCCTCGTGGTCGGTGCCTGGGGCTACGGCGGTGCCTTCGCCCTGGCAGGCAGCATCGGGCTCGCCTCCGCGGTACTTGCGGTGTTCCTGCGGGCACCGGGCCGGCCGAGCGCCAAGCGCATCGAACCCAATCCGTACCCGATCAGCCGGGAAATCTCCTGA
- a CDS encoding sugar phosphate isomerase/epimerase family protein, whose product MTAYNDESGTDGALRRSLGVSRRRFLSTCTAAAATAIAAPAFGASPAFAQPAPHKGDGHGNGHGQDLVPAAKRGIILYTVRDATGRDPLSTDLPSGFREVFRELARYGYKQVEFAGYGQHANAPGGSNLETVEGAKLLRSWLDEYGLRAQGNHGFIPSSWPLNQSDLDQFKRTLEIANILGMDHMGTGGDPTGSAYRADWDVAADKWNSLGQIAHRAGIKLYTHNHDAAYGFLLDGGPLDAQGRPTRSSGIRKLEYFLKVTDPKTVWLEMDIFWAHVAQYKFHTYTAHDGSQRENIFDPAALVRSHNKRYPLFHAKDGVVNTTSGNGYDMVPFGTGVIDYRTFFRRVGQANYRNPMVEQDNAPSSTDLAQSLKHARIGYDNLAALRK is encoded by the coding sequence GTGACCGCGTACAACGACGAATCCGGAACGGACGGCGCCCTGCGCCGCAGCCTCGGCGTCAGTCGCCGCCGCTTTCTCAGCACCTGCACCGCCGCTGCGGCAACGGCGATCGCCGCGCCCGCCTTCGGCGCGTCGCCGGCCTTCGCCCAGCCCGCTCCCCACAAGGGAGACGGCCACGGCAACGGCCACGGCCAGGATCTGGTCCCGGCGGCGAAGCGAGGAATCATCCTGTACACCGTGCGTGACGCCACGGGCCGGGATCCGCTCAGCACCGACCTTCCCTCGGGCTTCCGTGAGGTCTTCAGGGAGCTGGCCCGCTATGGCTACAAGCAGGTCGAGTTCGCCGGGTACGGCCAGCACGCCAACGCACCTGGCGGAAGCAACCTCGAAACGGTGGAAGGCGCGAAGCTGCTGCGCTCGTGGCTGGACGAGTACGGTCTGCGCGCCCAGGGCAACCACGGCTTCATCCCGTCGTCCTGGCCGCTGAACCAGAGCGACCTGGACCAGTTCAAGCGGACCCTCGAAATAGCGAACATCCTCGGCATGGACCACATGGGCACCGGTGGCGACCCCACCGGCAGCGCCTACCGTGCCGACTGGGACGTGGCCGCCGACAAGTGGAACTCGCTGGGACAGATAGCTCATCGTGCGGGCATCAAGCTGTACACCCACAACCACGACGCGGCCTACGGCTTCCTGCTCGACGGCGGTCCGCTGGACGCACAGGGGCGACCCACCCGCAGCTCCGGCATCCGCAAGCTCGAGTACTTCCTCAAGGTAACCGACCCGAAGACCGTATGGCTGGAGATGGACATCTTCTGGGCGCACGTCGCCCAGTACAAGTTCCACACCTACACCGCGCACGACGGATCGCAGCGGGAGAACATCTTCGACCCCGCGGCATTGGTCCGCAGTCACAACAAGCGCTACCCGCTGTTCCACGCCAAGGACGGCGTCGTCAACACAACCAGCGGCAACGGCTACGACATGGTCCCCTTCGGTACCGGGGTCATCGACTACCGGACGTTCTTCCGCCGCGTCGGGCAGGCGAACTACCGCAACCCGATGGTCGAGCAGGACAACGCACCGAGCTCGACCGACCTCGCGCAGTCCCTGAAGCATGCGCGGATCGGCTACGACAACCTGGCGGCGCTGCGCAAGTAG
- a CDS encoding nucleotide pyrophosphatase/phosphodiesterase family protein — MTAAETGTSSPLSTTATPTPLLVLDVVGLTPRLLDHMPHLKSLGQSGTHAPLGTVLPAVTCAAQSTFLTGTTPAEHGIVANGWYFRELGDVLLWRQHNGLVAGDKLWDAARRVHPGYTVANICWWYAMGADTDITVTPRPVYYADGRKEPDCYTRPPALHDELTEKLGTFPLFHFWGPGADLVSSQWIIDATRHILDTRHPDLALCYLPHLDYDLQRYGPDDPRAFAAAADLDRAVAPLLEDARREGRTVVALSEYGITRVDRPVDINRALRRAGLLEVHTQDGMEYLDPMASRAFAVADHQLAHIYVRRPEDLDATREALQDVQGIEQLLDDEGKKAHGLDHPRSGELVAVADPDAWFTYYYWLDDARAPDFAQLVEIHRKPGYDPVELFLDPQDPYVRVKAATAVARKKLGMRYRMAVVPLDPSPIRGSHGRLPMSDEEGPLILCSTPHAFTGPVRATEVKSLLLTLAGLA, encoded by the coding sequence ATGACCGCAGCCGAAACGGGTACGTCCTCCCCTCTCTCCACCACCGCCACTCCCACCCCGCTGCTCGTCCTCGACGTCGTCGGCCTCACCCCCCGGCTCCTCGACCACATGCCGCACCTCAAGTCCCTGGGGCAGTCGGGCACCCACGCCCCCCTCGGCACCGTGCTGCCCGCCGTCACCTGCGCCGCCCAGTCGACCTTCCTCACCGGCACCACCCCCGCCGAGCACGGCATCGTCGCCAACGGCTGGTACTTCCGCGAGCTCGGTGACGTCCTCCTCTGGCGCCAGCACAACGGACTCGTCGCCGGCGACAAGCTCTGGGACGCCGCCCGCCGCGTCCACCCCGGCTACACCGTCGCCAACATCTGCTGGTGGTACGCCATGGGGGCGGACACCGACATCACTGTCACCCCGCGCCCCGTCTACTACGCCGACGGACGCAAGGAACCCGACTGCTACACCCGGCCGCCCGCCCTCCACGACGAACTCACCGAGAAGCTCGGCACCTTCCCCCTCTTCCACTTCTGGGGCCCCGGCGCCGACCTGGTCTCCTCGCAGTGGATCATCGACGCGACCCGGCACATCCTCGACACCCGCCACCCCGATCTGGCCCTGTGCTACCTCCCGCACCTCGACTACGACCTGCAGCGGTACGGCCCCGACGATCCACGCGCCTTCGCGGCCGCGGCCGACCTCGACCGGGCCGTGGCCCCACTCCTCGAGGACGCCCGCCGCGAGGGACGCACCGTTGTCGCGCTCTCCGAGTACGGCATCACCCGCGTCGACCGACCGGTCGACATCAACCGGGCGCTGCGCCGAGCCGGCCTGCTGGAGGTCCACACCCAGGACGGCATGGAGTATCTGGACCCGATGGCCTCCCGGGCCTTCGCCGTCGCCGACCACCAGCTCGCCCACATCTATGTACGCCGCCCCGAGGATCTTGATGCGACCCGCGAAGCTCTCCAGGACGTCCAGGGCATCGAGCAGCTGCTCGACGACGAAGGCAAGAAGGCTCACGGCCTCGACCACCCGCGCTCCGGCGAGCTCGTCGCCGTCGCCGACCCGGATGCCTGGTTCACGTACTACTACTGGCTCGACGACGCGCGCGCCCCCGACTTCGCGCAGCTCGTCGAGATCCACCGCAAACCCGGCTACGACCCGGTCGAACTCTTCCTGGACCCCCAGGACCCGTACGTCCGGGTCAAGGCGGCCACCGCCGTGGCCCGCAAGAAGCTCGGCATGCGCTACCGCATGGCGGTCGTGCCCCTCGACCCGTCACCCATTCGTGGCAGCCACGGCCGCCTCCCCATGAGCGACGAAGAAGGTCCGCTCATCCTCTGCTCCACCCCCCACGCGTTCACCGGACCCGTCCGGGCCACCGAAGTGAAGTCCCTGCTCCTCACGCTTGCCGGCCTCGCATGA
- the eboE gene encoding metabolite traffic protein EboE, protein MRFRHPDGSIVHLAYCTNVHPAETLDGVRAQLRDHCEPVRKRLGRDRLGIGLWLAKDAARTLIDDPVQLRSLRSELDRRGLEVVTLNGFPYEGFGAEEVKYRVYKPDWTDPERLAHTTDLARLLATLLPDDVTEGTISTLPIAWRTPYTGDPQAARTAHTALTTLAERLDVLAELTGKSIRIGLEPEPGCTVETTADAIAPLTAVGHQRIGICIDTCHLATSFEDPGTALDALAAAGIPVAKTQLSAALHAEHPHLPEVRTALAAFAEPRFLHQTRTRTTHGLRGTDDLDEAVTGQALPDGTPWRAHFHVPLHAPPAPPLTSTLAVLRAALTRLVGGARPLTRHLEVETYTWQALPAELRPRTRPQLADGIAAELTLARDLLVDLGLKELP, encoded by the coding sequence ATGCGCTTCCGCCACCCCGACGGATCCATCGTCCATCTCGCGTACTGCACCAACGTCCACCCCGCCGAGACCCTGGACGGGGTCCGCGCCCAGCTGCGCGACCACTGCGAACCGGTCCGCAAACGCCTCGGCCGCGACCGCCTCGGCATCGGCCTCTGGCTCGCCAAGGACGCCGCGCGCACCCTGATCGACGACCCGGTCCAACTTCGCTCACTGCGATCCGAACTCGACCGGCGCGGCCTCGAAGTCGTCACCCTGAACGGTTTCCCTTATGAAGGCTTCGGCGCCGAAGAGGTCAAGTACCGGGTGTACAAACCGGACTGGACGGACCCCGAACGGCTCGCCCACACCACCGATCTCGCCCGGCTCCTGGCCACACTGCTCCCCGACGACGTCACCGAAGGCACCATCTCCACCCTCCCGATCGCCTGGCGCACCCCGTACACCGGCGATCCGCAAGCCGCCCGCACGGCGCACACCGCCCTCACCACCCTCGCCGAACGTCTCGACGTCCTGGCCGAGCTGACCGGCAAGTCCATTCGGATCGGCCTCGAACCCGAACCGGGCTGCACGGTCGAGACCACCGCCGACGCGATCGCACCGCTCACCGCCGTCGGACACCAGCGCATCGGCATCTGCATCGACACCTGTCACCTCGCCACCTCGTTCGAGGACCCGGGCACCGCCCTCGACGCGCTCGCCGCAGCCGGCATCCCGGTGGCCAAGACCCAGCTCTCCGCCGCACTCCACGCCGAGCACCCGCACCTCCCCGAGGTGCGTACCGCGCTCGCCGCTTTCGCCGAACCCCGCTTCCTCCACCAGACCCGGACCCGGACCACCCACGGACTGCGCGGCACCGACGACCTCGACGAGGCGGTCACCGGCCAGGCCCTGCCCGACGGCACCCCGTGGCGCGCCCACTTCCACGTACCGCTGCACGCACCGCCCGCCCCACCGCTCACCTCGACCCTCGCGGTGCTCAGGGCCGCGCTGACCCGCCTCGTCGGCGGAGCCCGACCGCTGACCCGTCACCTGGAGGTGGAGACGTACACCTGGCAGGCGCTCCCTGCCGAGCTGCGCCCGCGTACCCGCCCCCAGCTCGCCGACGGCATCGCCGCCGAACTCACCCTCGCCCGCGACCTCCTGGTCGACCTCGGCCTCAAGGAGCTCCCATGA
- a CDS encoding TatD family hydrolase, which produces MRIFDPHIHMTSRTTDDYQAMYDAGVRALVEPSFWLGQPRTSPASFFDYFDALLGWEPFRAAQYGIAHHCTLALNPKEANDPRCTPVLDALPRYLVKDSVVAVGEIGYDSMTPAEDTALAAQLQLAADHGLPALVHTPHRDKLAGLHRTIDVVRESHLPPERVLLDHLNETTVKDAVDSGCWAGFSIYPDTKMDEDRMIAILKTHGTEKILVNSAADWGRSDPLKTRKVGDAMLAAGFSDDDVDQVLWRNPVAFYGQSGRLQLDLTVPDQLHEGNSILRGGE; this is translated from the coding sequence ATGCGCATCTTCGACCCCCACATCCATATGACATCCCGCACCACGGACGACTATCAGGCGATGTACGACGCGGGTGTCCGCGCCCTCGTCGAACCCTCCTTCTGGCTCGGCCAGCCCCGCACCTCGCCCGCCAGCTTCTTCGACTACTTCGACGCCCTGCTCGGCTGGGAGCCCTTCCGGGCCGCCCAGTACGGCATCGCCCACCACTGCACGCTCGCCCTCAACCCCAAAGAGGCGAACGACCCCCGCTGCACCCCTGTCCTCGACGCCCTGCCCCGCTACCTCGTCAAGGACTCCGTCGTCGCCGTCGGAGAGATCGGCTACGACTCCATGACCCCGGCCGAGGACACCGCCCTCGCCGCCCAGCTCCAGCTCGCCGCCGACCACGGGCTGCCCGCCCTCGTCCACACCCCGCACCGGGACAAGCTCGCCGGCCTGCACCGCACCATCGACGTCGTCCGCGAGTCCCACCTCCCTCCGGAGCGGGTCCTGCTGGATCACCTCAACGAGACGACCGTGAAGGACGCCGTCGACAGCGGCTGCTGGGCCGGCTTCTCCATCTACCCCGACACCAAGATGGACGAGGACCGCATGATCGCGATCCTCAAGACCCATGGTACGGAGAAGATCCTGGTCAACTCGGCCGCCGACTGGGGCAGGAGTGACCCCCTCAAGACCCGCAAGGTCGGCGATGCCATGCTCGCCGCCGGGTTCAGCGACGACGATGTCGATCAGGTGCTCTGGCGCAATCCCGTCGCCTTCTACGGTCAGAGCGGCCGACTCCAGCTCGACCTCACCGTGCCCGATCAGTTGCACGAGGGGAACTCCATCCTCCGCGGCGGGGAGTGA
- a CDS encoding EboA domain-containing protein codes for MTRKQLDAQLGGAARAWLDEALAEAAHSAFHEDSADTASAGRYAVPPWELRFAAAGRHCGLEYADSARALLLLEARAGLPAVTRLYEQGTAAERRAVLLTLHRLDLGPTALPLVEDALRTNDTRLVAAAVGPYAAVHLDAHQWRHAILKCLFTGVPVDAVDGLARRAGGDAELARMLGDFAAERTAAGRTVPHDLSRVLALTAPAPFPEHSNIPEQGRPQPPTEES; via the coding sequence ATGACCCGTAAGCAACTCGACGCACAGCTCGGCGGCGCCGCGCGCGCCTGGCTCGACGAGGCCCTCGCCGAGGCCGCGCACAGCGCATTCCACGAGGACAGCGCGGACACGGCGTCGGCCGGCCGCTACGCCGTCCCTCCTTGGGAGCTGCGGTTCGCCGCCGCCGGCCGGCACTGCGGACTCGAGTACGCCGACTCCGCACGCGCCCTGCTGCTCCTCGAAGCCCGCGCCGGCCTGCCCGCCGTGACCAGACTCTACGAACAGGGCACCGCCGCCGAACGGCGCGCCGTCCTCCTCACCCTGCACCGGCTGGACCTCGGCCCCACCGCCCTTCCGCTCGTCGAGGACGCCCTGCGCACCAACGACACCCGGCTGGTCGCCGCCGCCGTCGGCCCGTACGCCGCCGTCCATCTCGATGCGCACCAATGGCGGCACGCCATCCTCAAGTGCCTCTTCACCGGCGTCCCCGTCGACGCCGTCGACGGACTGGCCCGGCGCGCCGGCGGTGACGCGGAACTCGCCCGCATGCTCGGCGACTTCGCCGCCGAACGCACCGCGGCCGGCCGCACCGTCCCGCACGACCTGAGCCGCGTCCTCGCCCTCACGGCCCCCGCACCCTTCCCCGAGCACTCGAACATTCCCGAGCAGGGGCGACCCCAACCCCCCACGGAGGAGTCCTGA
- a CDS encoding sugar phosphate isomerase/epimerase family protein, with translation MTIRLGYGTNGLTDLRLDDALGLLADLGYDGVGLTLDHMHLDPFAPDLAARTRHVADRLGRLGLGVTIETGARYVLDPRRKHGPSLLDPDPEARAARTRLLLRAVDVAADLGAHAVHCFSGITPPETPSDTAWQRLTDALAPVLDAAARTGVPLAIEPEPGHLLATLSDFHHLRVLSGDPEPLGLTLDIGHCQCLEPAAPVDCVRAAAPWLRHVQIEDMRRGVHEHLPFGDGEIDFPPVLDALDALGDTGYRGLTVVELPRHSHAGPELARTSIEFLRDRIPSKSSKGATPCR, from the coding sequence ATGACGATCCGCCTCGGCTACGGCACCAACGGGCTCACCGACCTCCGCCTGGACGACGCCCTGGGACTCCTCGCGGACCTCGGCTACGACGGCGTCGGCCTCACCCTCGACCACATGCACCTCGACCCCTTCGCCCCGGATCTCGCCGCCCGCACCCGGCACGTGGCGGACAGGCTCGGCCGGCTGGGGCTCGGCGTGACCATCGAGACGGGGGCCCGCTATGTCCTCGACCCGCGCCGCAAGCACGGCCCGTCCCTCCTCGACCCGGACCCGGAGGCCCGTGCCGCCCGCACCCGGCTGCTGCTGCGGGCCGTCGACGTCGCCGCCGACCTCGGCGCCCACGCCGTGCACTGCTTCAGCGGCATCACCCCACCCGAGACCCCATCGGACACGGCCTGGCAGCGGCTGACCGACGCCCTCGCACCGGTGCTCGACGCCGCCGCCCGCACCGGCGTCCCGCTCGCCATCGAGCCCGAGCCCGGCCATCTCCTCGCCACTCTCTCGGACTTCCACCACCTGCGCGTCCTCAGTGGCGACCCCGAACCTCTCGGGCTCACCCTCGACATCGGGCACTGCCAGTGCCTCGAACCGGCCGCGCCCGTCGACTGTGTCCGTGCTGCCGCCCCCTGGCTGCGGCACGTCCAGATCGAGGACATGCGCCGGGGCGTCCATGAGCACCTCCCGTTCGGCGACGGCGAGATCGACTTCCCGCCCGTACTCGACGCGCTCGACGCCCTCGGCGACACCGGATACCGCGGCCTCACCGTCGTCGAACTGCCCCGCCACTCCCACGCGGGCCCCGAACTGGCCAGGACCTCCATCGAGTTCCTGCGCGACCGCATCCCGTCGAAGTCCTCGAAGGGAGCAACACCGTGCCGATGA